The following proteins are encoded in a genomic region of Triticum dicoccoides isolate Atlit2015 ecotype Zavitan chromosome 1B, WEW_v2.0, whole genome shotgun sequence:
- the LOC119312948 gene encoding probable membrane-associated kinase regulator 2, translated as MQILRLLAARRSAASAVAASERRDGEGEDEGPFFDLDFASCSLRDSSFSSSSGALSGSDSDSDEELDFVISLQRSRSASEPHSKAKPAGRKRGIGGLRTLSFGARKAAPLYGVGRRSFARSSSASARSLRLFMATPHPEEDEHERASEPAGSRRAPSRDVIRRYLAKISRRLRTAASPRAEARGLRRLRKCRSASSAVASSAPRRDDDSAVEKQDGIAGAIAHCKESIHRASMSDCELPLLRSRSDPGKCDAA; from the coding sequence ATGCAGATCCTCCGGCTCCTTGCGGCGCGGCGCAGTGCCGCgtcggccgtggctgcgtccgagCGCCGGGACGGCGAGGGCGAGGACGAGGGGCCCTTCTTCGACCTCGACTTCGCCTCCTGCTCGCTCCGCGACTCCTCCTTCAGCTCCAGCTCCGGTGCGCTCTCGggctccgactccgactccgacgagGAGCTCGACTTCGTCATCTCACTTCAAAGGAGCCGCTCCGCCTCGGAGCCGCATTCCAAGGCCAAGCCCGCCGGCCGCAAGCGCGGCATCGGCGGCCTGCGCACGCTCAGCTTCGGCGCCAGGAAGGCCGCGCCGCTCTACGGCGTCGGCCGCCGCAGCTTCGCCCGCAGCAGCTCCGCCAGCGCGCGCTCGCTCCGGCTCTTCATGGCGACGCCCCAccccgaggaggacgagcacgagcGCGCGTCGGAGCCCGCCGGCAGCAGGCGCGCGCCGTCCCGGGACGTGATCAGGAGGTACCTGGCCAAGATCTCGCGGCGGCTCCGCACGGCCGCGAGCCCCCGCGCCGAGGCCAGAGGCCTCCGTCGCCTGCGCAAGTGCCGGTCGGCGTCCTCGGCTGTGGCCAGCTCCGCGCCGCGCCGCGACGACGACTCGGCCGTCGAGAAGCAGGACGGCATCGCCGGCGCCATCGCACACTGCAAGGAGTCCATCCACCGGGCCTCCATGTCCGACTGCGAGTTGCCGCTGCTACGGTCTCGGAGCGACCCGGGGAAatgcgacgccgcgtag